One window from the genome of Vespula pensylvanica isolate Volc-1 chromosome 19, ASM1446617v1, whole genome shotgun sequence encodes:
- the LOC122635798 gene encoding probable cytochrome P450 305a1 isoform X1, giving the protein MYVSVILLFIVIILLIIFENARRWIQKNFPPGPFSWPFIGNQSLLKRLARKHGSQHVAFWKLAERYKSDVIMLRLGMRNIIVVSGVVAVHKLLRSDDFDGRPWNEFIKLRNMGMRKGITMNDGTEWKDVRSWVVRALKTVGYGKREMSNLIQDELAVILENLKKGGIYRMKTTIAPAVINVLWTFTTGKRINEDSKLRYFNDLMERRARAFDMAGGMLSTFPWIRYIAPETSGYNLLMKLNNELKDFLTETICDHKKNYVPGNETNLIDMFLREMYDQKGSKYIFTGEQLLMILLDLFLAGFNTTATALDFLFLHMVVHQDVQRKVREEIATKIGLDEFPKLEDRSKLPYVEAVMTEVQRMYVVTPIIGPRRVFRDTTLEGYSIPENTTILVNLYSVNMNADLYPNPHEFKPERFLKDDVHQPDKNLVLFGKGNRRCPGEHLAKSALFLLFVGIVQKYALLPVPGQGPYVVEAIPGLTIAPKPYEAMVVPQ; this is encoded by the exons ATGTACGTCAGTgtaatattacttttcataGTGATCATTTTGTTGATAATCTTTGAAAATGCTCGACGATGGATCCAGAAAAATTTTCCACCag gACCCTTTTCTTGGCCGTTTATTGGAAATCAATCCCTTTTGAAACGATTGGCTCGTAAACACGGTAGTCAACACGTGGCATTTTGGAAGCTTGCTGAAAGATATAAGAGCGATGTAATAATGTTGAGATTAGGTATGCGTAACATCATTGTGGTTTCTGGTGTGGTAGCCGTTCACAAATTATTGCGCAGCGATGATTTTGATGGTCGTCCTTGGAACGAATTTATTAAGTTACGCAATATGGGTATGAGGAAAG GTATTACTATGAACGACGGAACGGAATGGAAAGACGTTAGATCGTGGGTGGTACGAGCGCTAAAGACCGTTGGATATGGCAAACGAGAGATGTCGAACCTCATCCAGGACGAACTAGCTGTAATTCtggaaaatctaaaaaaaggTGGTATATATCGAATGAAGACGACGATCGCGCCCGCTGTCATAAACGTTCTTTGGACTTTTACAACGGGAAAGCGAATCAACGAGGATTCGAA ATTACGATATTTCAACGATCTGATGGAACGACGTGCTCGTGCCTTCGATATGGCTGGAGGAATGCTATCTACTTTCCCTTGGATTCGTTACATCGCACCGGAGACATCGGGTTACAATCTTCTCATGAAACTCAACAACGAATTGAAGGATTTTCTAACG GAGACTATATGCGATCACAAGAAGAACTACGTTCCTGGTAACGAGACCAATTTAATCGATATGTTCCTTCGCGAGATGTACGATCAGAAAGGATCGAAATACATTTTCAcag GCGAGCAGTTGTTGATGATATTGTTGGATCTATTTCTCGCCGGCTTCAATACCACCGCAACTGCCTtggattttctctttttacacaTGGTCGTTCATCAAGATGTACAACGAAAAGTAAGGGAAGAGATAGCGACGAAGATAGGTTTGGACGAATTTCCAAAGTTGGAAGATAGATCCAA GCTCCCTTATGTTGAGGCCGTTATGACCGAGGTTCAACGCATGTACGTGGTAACTCCGATAATAGGCCCGCGACGAGTCTTTCGAGATACGACGTTGGAAGGTTATTCGATACCAGAGAATACCACTATCCTCGTCAATCTATACAGCGTCAATATGAATGCAGATCTCTATCCGAATCCGCACGAATTTAAACCGGAACGTTTCTTAAAGGACGACGTTCATCAACCCGATAAGAACTTGGTGCTCTTTGGCAAGG gAAACAGACGATGCCCCGGCGAGCATCTGGCAAAATCCGCACTTTTCCTACTTTTCGTTGGTATTGTACAAAAATACGCGCTACTTCCCGTACCAGGCCAAGGACCTTATGTCGTCGAAGCAATTCCAGGTCTAACGATCGCACCGAAACCATACGAGGCGATGGTTGTACCGCAATGA
- the LOC122635792 gene encoding small subunit processome component 20 homolog → MKNKPIRHKEKNTFQFKSFSERINEIDIDVFHRVVHKNEEDNEEVETYFHETLQKLNFLNLTEGYCSFKRQVREIVTLPQLLNKKQYVIDLLLEYLNKRDVLFLQPILELVVALAKDLQKDFYEYFPEFLSAIIGLLQTKDPEQIEYAFVALAYLFKFLWRYLVKNVKTVLDLLLPLLNDTQPGYVNNFAAESFAFVVRKIKDKEAFVKLLLNILEDNRHSVTGCGRLMFEVISGTPGQFHSCADQILLLYFHSLKDESLNQDLAYGVMGQVTNCILQNIHSSKCDVLWNTFLKALDATTKEPKIISGRKSHLELVLRLMNVVLTHKNGRMLNDPVPLIKKLENMIDDFRMDNSVLSEIINALINILLSDVKLAQETSSHLLLKVMSIDNVELLYNAVEKLIHYSSFESLVLPHLLKRCNSIGLKSEEVRLLGKIIRQKAPPCLSGLTLNRWKKFTLDVRNVSKESMDYFSKESNAVTDFTSSDAFWIIMIVPHLKFLPEDVKVSISKQLRTVYSKILHYENMENIMELNKLNFIFLFLLDTTIHILERDEFYEFTKSHDIQIMRVMEKHSNDPFVLNAVDLYLTFYNGSQYHEKFFNLVVFDALHDCIVKKLNSSVRSIRLVVTHLYSLFANVKGIMLSKENIDKNALDLIYLAESVPATIQQYRDKLLHLQSLTFESNAMTNLDPKYYEIPLRYLLGNFYINFSLLWDPVSKIIASYATKECTQFWSVFLSELKDADATNRTCQQVHRSEIIQSLELQVYETDDKPDYNNYKILLWKCMPLFVNYCEMKNRDLTSLFIEFVNNNFFKSNSEDAKFCSIKKHENVSIANNDNTDEEEDDDEETMEKDEISSKADDKKLPARARMYKIKLLLAQMEIYGKMMNPNVLYRETEMRKIYLDLLSSKNSDIQNAALNCLCTYKYKYLLPYKDHLYNLISEKNFKNELARFKVDTESSCILDEDRDGLMPMLMRIVYAKMIMKTGMRTGGKAGGSLRRKVILRFLAGSREDEMIMFVEMAFKPFQRYLSFSSSASVDLNVLIESIVDTVDLTNVVPPKRLRSAMNLLGIIIEQFGAKMSTKLLPYLLGLLMCIGAIVTGILQRSDQVHSGYLSTIKNVKTNCIAIMARFFSHFENYEWKKHEIDAVFNVVVFPWLEKLPTEGIHSPTALLKLFISWSQNSRYYPLFVRHRDSDTNITVLPYIMKLLLGPKTHSSVINAILEMIEKMLTTEDYGRINPDADKMDTDVPFLPLTSVLASLLPVNDKLLSEGINYGSIILLPHVDDILEYMKRKLKNSGRGMNKTELIILSRISEFAKDPDTCDTLLVLILPILMKKAVANESEDVIIEFITTVTNLMKHVKSAETHLRAVAPLLGAVSAVPARKLSIQLYNIIAERSAEENQGLIVQNYNLLQGLNAWDHRWIDQPDFQKRLNAFGDVNNLIEKNEIALNCGVSIVYNCFFFLKNESDLAIKDYAGQCLKNLGPKLARKYKDNPSDRRYLMDETILQLIKKGINSKSEVLRFQSIAFLGHMSLECPEIHPVLRDLSGLCNKADPEVDFFENMRHLQMHRRARALLKFCAVSKTLTKRPNPKTLTQFILPLASTYLCNEAYVNRNNMIDAAIETVGTICKLLPWYHYEIILRYYLNALRRNVQFQKQVIRLIVTILDSFHYDLSKYKPLEEISLKGTALSESGKDLNRENDEEEDEGNGDERENEEDREERMDMELNDEDIVDVEDNDERIHADLPVLQRQIILSQYGAKRVIFGISKGLLPQLYRSIAARTRQDSTHKINKKKAAADAEEEDLTRVPIALALVKLLQKLPEDILESHLPGIFMKLCTFLKSRLESVRRVTREVLQKIMITLGPKYLHHLLRELNSLLTKGFQVHVLAYTIHSVLTVLKPHFQKFDINRNLQSILSVCKIDLFGLTAEEKEVIGIVKNITEAKSTKSYDIFHILAEYMTESCLLDLIMPLRDVLMRTHSHKTVQKVVECLKNIVLGLADNTFIPLEQMLIFLYGVVSESIPNLLATKKHEQLTEKEVEVLQRQKPDCFIIPAEPKNRMGMKVASKTTTNTNVHVMVEFGLKLYHIFLKREKISDAIFKPYLEPLVSVLSNCLKSQHVKLCTLTLQCLSWMLKMDLMSVRESISDICSSIFEVLHKYAAAGLSKGDNFDLVMAAFKCMSVLVRDVKHFTITAEQLKILLLYAEQDLYDGDKQATAFALLKAIIKRKLTAPEMDVVMKKVATLSITSELEHVRLQSRSVFYSYLMEYPLNSHLDDHITFYLFQLSYEMQYGRISALQMISSIITGFPLKSLIKRAGFIFLNTSARLVNDDDPMCRKLCASCIKEMLIRLPHNERDKLFDIVFAWLKDSQIIHRRLAAQLCGIFVVVEKENFEPRLANTLPILLQQFHDDIDALKKPEPGHYVKLHSEKENDKKRKWNSNIKDPERLKDHHLYQVLQLLLKLSGQCPGFLKNKKYNAEISSFAEHGQSLLAHPHLWVRLGATQLIGFILSVLDVEKIVELIKNPEEYATIDSYIYSNPVDTLRSLSLDLIAQLQPDMMFEELADQVVKNLIFVGRILKSVESPNIGNPNNEGINKDGNALSLGWLMRRLRKSVNIEVIQAPKSISVRSAVFKWIAGIVATIPIEELNALLFNLMSPLVREMTTTEESNAPLRQLAKEIASMIKKQIGIEEYARLLSKVQQKIDSKKAERRKIRKQQFVTDPELAAKRKIARQQKKKESKKRKLNNARGKNISRKRLKKEIDLDHF, encoded by the exons ATGAAGAACAAGCCGATACGTcacaaggaaaaaaatacttttcag TTTAAATCATTTTCCGAACGGATAAACGAAATTGATATCGACGTTTTTCATCGCGTAGtacataaaaatgaagaagataaCGAGGAAGTTGAAACGTATTTTCATGAAACGCttcaaaaattgaattttttgaatttaacAGAGGGTTATTGTAGCTTTAAAAGACAAGTCCGTGAAATCGTTACTCTTCCACAATTGCTCAATAAGAAGCAGTATGTAATTGATTTACTTTTGGAATATTTGAACAAGCGAgatgttttgtttttacaacCAATACTGGA GTTAGTGGTTGCCTTGGCAAAAGATCTGCAAAAAGATTTTTACGAGTATTTCCCCGAATTTTTAAGCGCTATAATCGGCTTATTACAAACCAAAGACCCGGAGCAAATAGAATATGCATTTGTAGCTCTTGCCTActtattcaaatttttatggCGATATTTGGtcaaaaatgtaaaaactGTTTTGGATTTGCTATTGCCACTTTTAAATGACACGCAACCGGGTTATGTCAACAACTTTGCTGCAGAAAGTTTTGCTTTTGTCGTTCGCAAAATTAAAGACAAAGAAGCATTTGTTAAATTACTGTTAAATATATTGGAGGACAATCGACATAGCGTTACCGGCTGTGGAAGATTAATGTTCGAAGTAATATCCGGCACACCAGGTCAATTTCATTCCTGTGCGGATCAAATTTtgttactttattttcattctctaaAAGACGAATCCTTAAATCAAGATCTCGCGTACGGCGTTATGGGACAAGTGACGAATTGTATTCTACAAAATATACATTCTTCCAAATGCGATGTACTTTGGAACACTTTCTTGAAAGCGTTAGACGCAACAACCAAGGAACCGAAGATCATATCAGGAAGAAAAAGTCATTTAGAACTTGTTTTGCGCCTCATGAATGTTGTTCTTACTCATAAAAATGGAAGGATGCTGAATGATCCTGTACCTTTGATCAAAAAACTGGAAAATATGATCGATGATTTTCGAATGGATAATAGCGTTTTATCGGAGATTATCAATGCactaattaatattcttctatCTGACGTTAAATTGGCTCAAGAAACTTCTAGTCATTTACTTCTTAAAGTAATGTCTATAGATAAcgtagaattattatataatgcgGTTGAGAAACTGATACATTATTCGTCATTCGAGTCATTGGTATTACCGCATCTGTTGAAAAGATGTAATTCCATCGGATTGAAATCTGAAGAAGTAAGGTTGTTAGGTAAAATAATAAGACAGAAAGCACCACCTTGTCTCAGCGGTTTAACTTTAAACAGATGGAAGAAGTTCACCCTTGACGTAAGAAACGTGTCGAAGGAAAGTATGGATTACTTCTCGAAAGAATCGAACGCCGTAACTGATTTTACATCATCAGATGCATTTTGGATTATAATGATTGTACcacatttaaaatttttacccGAAGATGTTAAAGTCTCGATAAGCAAGCAACTCCGAACGGTTTACAGTAAAATCTTACATTAcgaaaatatggaaaatattatGGAACTTAACAAacttaatttcatatttttgttcttactCGATACGACGATTCATATCTTGGAAAGAGACGAATTTTATGAATTCACAAAGTCGCATGACATACAGATAATGCGTGTAATGGAAAAACATAGTAATGATCCTTTCGTTCTCAATGCTGTAGACTTGTATCTAACGTTTTACAATGGTTCGCAGTATcatgaaaaattcttcaatCTGGTAGTATTTGACGCGCTACACGACTGCATAGTAAAAAAGTTAaattcgtccgttcgttcgattcGCTTGGTCGTAACGCATCTGTATTCGTTGTTCGCTAACGTCAAAGGTATAATGCTatccaaagaaaatattgacaaGAATGCTCTGGATCTGATTTATCTAGCTGAAAGCGTACCGGCGACGATACAACAATATCGAGATAAATTGTTGCATTTACAGAGCTTAACATTTGAAAGTAATGCTATGACCAATTTAGATCCAAAGTACTACGAGATTCCCCTTAGATATTTATtaggaaatttttatataaacttttctttattgtgGGATCCTGTAAGTAAAATTATTGCGAGCTATGCTACCAAAGAATGTACTCAGTTTTGGTCGGTATTTCTTTCTGAATTGAAAGATGCAGATGCAACTAATCGGACGTGTCAACAAGTACATCGATctgaaataattcaaagttTGGAGTTGCAGGTATACGAAACGGATGACAAAccagattataataattataaaattcttctttggAAGTGCATGCCTCTTTTTGTAAATTACTGCGAAATGAAAAACAGAGATTTAACAAGTTTGTTTAttgaatttgtaaataataacttCTTCAAGTCTAATTCCGAGGATGCCAAATTTTGTAGTATTAAGAAACATGAAAATGTATCTATCGCAAACAACGATAATacggacgaagaagaggatgacGACGAGGAAACAATggagaaagatgaaatatcttcgaaagcggacgataaaaaattaccCGCTCGAGCAAGGatgtacaaaataaaattattactggCACAAATGGAAATATATGGGAAGATGATGAATCCCAACGTGTTatatagagaaacagaaatgcgtaaaatatatttggatTTGCTTTCTTCTAAAAATTCTGATATACAAAATGCTGCCTTAAATTGCCtttgtacgtataaatataaatatcttttaccaTATAaagatcatttatataatttaatcagtgaaaagaattttaagaaCGAACTTGCGCGCTTTAAAGTCGACACGGAAAGTAGTTGTATATTGGATGAAGATCGCGACGGGCTTATGCCCATGTTGATGAGAATCGTTTATgcaaaaatgataatgaaaactGGAATGCGAACTGGTGGTAAAGCTGGTGGATCATTAAGACGCAAAGTTATATTGCGCTTTCTTGCTGGCTCTCGGGAAGACGAAATGATTATGTTTGTTGAAATGGCCTTTAAACCTTTCCAAAGATATTTATCATTCTCCTCGAGTGCGTCTGTTGACTTGAACGTATTAATAGAGAGCATCGTCGATACCGTTGATCTAACTAACGTCGTTCCGCCGAAACGTTTAAGAAGTGCCATGAACTTATTAGGGATTATAATAGAGCAATTTGGGGCAAAAATGTCAACAAAACTTTTACCATATTTGCTTGGTCTATTGATGTGCATTGGGGCTATAGTCACGGGGATATTACAAAGATCGGATCAAGTTCATTCTGGTTATTTATCGACGAtcaaaaatgtaaaaactAATTGCATTGCTATAATGGCAAGATTCTTTTCCCATTTTGAAAATTACGAATGGAAGAAGCATGAAATAGATGCTGTTTTCAATGTCGTGGTATTTCCTTGGTTGGAAAAATTACCTACAGAAGGGATTCATAGTCCTACTGCtttgttgaaattatttatttcttggaGCCAAAATTCACGTTACTATCCTCTATTCGTGAGGCATCGGGACAGCGATACAAATATTACCGTTCTTCCTTATATTATGAAACTTTTGTTGGGACCTAAGACTCATTCGTCCGTAATTAATGCTATTTTggaaatgatcgaaaaaatgTTAACAACGGAGGATTATGGAAGAATTAATCCGGACGCAGACAAAATGGATACGGATGTACCTTTCCTACCGTTAACGTCTGTCCTCGCAAGTCTACTTCCCGTGAATGACAAGCTTCTGTCAGAGGGAATTAATTATGGATCCATTATTTTACTTCCGCACGTCGACgatattttagaatatatgAAGAGAAAGCTTAAAAATTCTGGCAGAGGTATGAATAAAACTGAATTGATTATTCTATCGCGCATTTCTGAATTCGCAAAAGATCCGGATACGTGCGACACGTTATTGGTACTTATTTTACCGATATTAATGAAGAAAGCGGTAGCAAACGAAAGCGAAGATGTTATTATCGAATTCATTACGACTGTTACGAATCTCATGAAACATGTAAAATCAGCAGAAACTCATCTAAGAGCTGTCGCACCTTTGCTCGGTGCGGTATCGGCGGTACCTGCCCGCAAACTTTCGATTCAATTGTACAATATTATTGCTGAAAGATCTGCCGAAGAAAATCAAGGATTAATCGTGCAAAATTACAACTTATTGCAAGGGCTCAATGCGTGGGATCACAGATGGATCGATCAGCCTGATTTTCAAAAAAGGTTGAATGCCTTCGGTGACGTTAAtaatttgatagaaaaaaatgaaatagccCTAAATTGTGGCGTGTCTATCGTATATaattgcttcttcttcttaaaaaatGAATCGGATTTAGCTATAAAGGATTATGCTGGTCAGTGCCTTAAGAATCTTGGACCCAAATTGGCAAGGAAGTATAAGGATAATCCATCCGACAGGCGTTATTTAATGGATGAAACGATCTTACAgcttataaaaaaaggaataaatagtAAGTCCGAAGTATTACGCTTTCAGTCAATAGCGTTTTTAGGACACATGTCGTTAGAATGTCCGGAGATACATCCCGTTTTACGCGACTTATCAGGATTGTGCAATAAAGCAGATCCCGAGGTAGATTTTTTTGAGAACATGCGACATTTGCAAATGCATAGGAGAGCTCGTGCGTTATTGAAATTTTGCGCTGTGTCAAAGACATTGACTAAACGTCCAAATCCGAAAACGCTCACACAGTTTATTCTTCCTCTTGCTTCGACCTATTTGTGTAATGAGGCCTACGTTAATAGAAACAACATGATAGACGCAGCAATCGAAACAGTTGGTACCATATGTAAACTTTTGCCTTGGTATCACTATGAGATCattttaagatattatttaaatgcatTGAGAAGAAACGTTCAATTTCAAAAACAAGTCATCAGACTGATCGTGACGATATTGGATTCTTTTCACTATGACCTCTCGAAATACAAGCCTTTAGAAGAAATTTCCTTAAAAGGAACAGCCTTGTCTGAAAGTGGAAAAGATCTTAACCGTGagaacgatgaagaagaagacgaaggtaACGGGGACGAAcgtgaaaatgaagaagacagagaggaaAGAATGGATATGGAATTGAATGATGAAGATATCGTCGATGTAGAAGATAATGATGAGAGAATACATGCAGATTTGCCTGTACTGCAAagacaaattatattatcgcAATATGGAGCAAAACGAGTTATATTTGGTATATCGAAAGGATTACTACCACAATTATATAGGTCTATCGCGGCAAGGACTCGTCAAGATAGTACGCACaagattaacaaaaaaaaagcagcAGCAGATGCGGAAGAGGAAGACTTAACGAGAGTTCCCATTGCGTTGGCGCTAGTCAAGTTGTTGCAAAAGCTTCCAGAAGATATTTTGGAGTCCCATCTACCAGG GATCTTCATGAAGCTGTGCACCTTTTTGAAATCTCGTCTAGAATCTGTAAGGAGAGTTACTCGTGAAGTGTTACAGAAGATAATGATCACCTTGGGACCAAAGTATCTTCATCATCTTTTAAGAGAATTGAACAGTCTTTTAACAAAAGGCTTTCAAGTTCACGTTCTTGCGTATACGATACATTCTGTTTTAACCGTTTTGAAGCCACATTTccaaaaatttgatattaatagaAACTTGCAAAGCATTTTATCA GTTTGCAAAATTGATCTCTTTGGATTGACCGCGGAAGAGAAGGAAGTCATTggtattgtaaaaaatattacagaagCCAAATCAACAAAAAgttacgatatttttcatatattggCGGAATATATGACAGAATCTTGTTTGCTCGATCTGATAATGCCGTTAAGAGATGTTCTTATGAGAACACATTCGCATAAAACGGTGCAAAAGGTCGTGGAATGTTTAAAAAACATTGTCCTTGGTTTAGCAGATAATACCTTCATACCACTTGAACAAATGCTTATATTCTTGTATGGGGTTGTATCAGAAAGTATACCAAATTTATTGGCTACAAAGAAACATGAACAATTGACGGAAAAGGAAGTAGAAGTATTGCAAAGGCAAAAGCCGGATTGTTTTATAATACCTGCAGAACCAAAAAATAGAATGGGTATGAAAGTTGCATCGAAAACAACGACAAACACGAACGTTCATGTAATGGTCGAATTTGGTTTGAAGTTGTAccatatatttctaaaaagagaaaagatatctgATGCGATATTCAAGCCATATTTAGAGCCCCTTGTATCGGTTTTAAGTAATTGTTTGAAGTCTCAACATGTGAAG cTGTGCACTCTAACTTTACAATGCCTGAGCTGGATGCTTAAGATGGATTTAATGTCCGTACGCGAATCGATAAGTGACATTTGCTCTTCCATCTTCGAAGTTCTACACAAATATGCAGCAGCTGGTTTGAGCAAGGGAGATAATTTTGATCTCGTAATGGCAGCTTTTAAGTGCATGTCAGTGCTTGTTCGTGACGTAAAGCATTTTACAATTACCGctgaacaattaaaaattttacttttgtaTGCCGAACAAGATCTCTATGACGGCGATAAACAAGCAACAGCGTTTGCCTTGCTTAAGGcaataattaaaaggaaattaacGGCTCCAGAAATGGATGTAGTTATGAAAAAAGTAGCCACGTTGAGTATCACATCGGAATTGGAACACGTGAGATTGCAATCGCGATCCGTATTTTACTCGTACCTTATGGAGTATCCTCTTAACAGTCATCTCGACGATCacataacattttatttgttcCAATTGAGTTACGAAATGCAGTACGGTCGTATTAGTGCATTGCAAATGATTAGTAGCATCATCACAGGATTTCCATTG AAATCTCTAATTAAACGTGCAGGATTCATATTTTTGAATACTAGCGCTAGATTGGTGAACGACGACGATCCGATGTGCCGAAAGCTTTGTGCATCGTGTATCAAAGAAATGTTGATACGATTGCCTCAcaacgagagagataaactGTTCGATATTGTATTTGCCTGGTTGAAAGACTCTCAG ATCATTCATCGACGATTGGCCGCACAGTTATGCGGTATATTTGTCGtggttgaaaaagaaaattttgagcCGCGTCTCGCAAATACGTTGCCTATTTTATTGCAACAATTCCATGACGATATCGATGCCTTGAAAAAACCAGAACCTGGTCATTATGTAAAATTAcattctgaaaaagaaaatgataaaaaacgCAAATggaattcaaatataaaagatcCGGAACGATTGAAGGATCATCATTTATATCAAGTGCTGCAATTATTGTTAAAACTATCGGGACAATGTCCAggttttctaaaaaataaaaaatacaatgcgGAGATATCTTCGTTTGCCG aaCACGGTCAGTCATTGTTGGCACATCCGCATCTGTGGGTTCGTTTAGGAGCTACGCAGCTGATCGGTTTTATACTATCTGTACTCGACGTAGAGAAAATCGTGGAACTTATAAAGAATCCCGAAGAATATGCCACAATCGATAGTTATATCTATTCGAACCCTGTCGATACGTTAAGGAGTTTATCTCTAGACTTAATTGCACAATTACAGCCAGACATGATGTTCGAAGAATTGGCGGACCAAGTCGTGAAAAACTTAATCTTCGTTGGAAGAATTTTGAAATCAGTTGAAAGTCCAAATATTGGAAATCCAAATAACGAGGGCATAAATAAAGACGGTAATGCTTTATCTCTCGGTTGGCTGATGAGAAGATTAAGGAAAAGTGTAAATATAGAAGTGATTCAGGCACCCAAGTCGATATCGGTG AGAAGCGCAGTATTCAAGTGGATAGCCGGTATAGTGGCTACTATACCAATCGAAGAATTAAATGcgttactttttaatttaatgtctCCGTTGGTACGAGAAATGACCACGACCGAGGAATCGAATGCTCCTTTGCGTCAATTGGCAAAAGAGATAGCttctatgataaaaaaacaaataggcATCGAAGAATATGCGAGATTGCTTAGTAAAGTGCAACAAAAAATCGATAGTAAAAAAGCAGAACGCCGGAAGATACGAAAGCAGCAG TTTGTGACAGATCCGGAATTAGCAGCGAAACGTAAAATTGCgagacaacaaaaaaagaaagaaagtaaaaagagaaagctgAACAACGCAAGgggtaaaaatatatcgaggaaacgattaaaaaaagagatcgatttggatcatttttaa
- the LOC122635798 gene encoding probable cytochrome P450 305a1 isoform X2 codes for MYVSVILLFIVIILLIIFENARRWIQKNFPPGPFSWPFIGNQSLLKRLARKHGSQHVAFWKLAERYKSDVIMLRLGMRNIIVVSGVVAVHKLLRSDDFDGRPWNEFIKLRNMGMRKGITMNDGTEWKDVRSWVVRALKTVGYGKREMSNLIQDELAVILENLKKGGIYRMKTTIAPAVINVLWTFTTGKRINEDSKLRYFNDLMERRARAFDMAGGMLSTFPWIRYIAPETSGYNLLMKLNNELKDFLTETICDHKKNYVPGNETNLIDMFLREMYDQKGSKYIFTGEQLLMILLDLFLAGFNTTATALDFLFLHMVVHQDVQRKVREEIATKIGLDEFPKLEDRSKLPYVEAVMTEVQRMYVVTPIIGPRRVFRDTTLEGYSIPENTTILVNLYSVNMNADLYPNPHEFKPERFLKDDVHQPDKNLVLFGKVFNFFR; via the exons ATGTACGTCAGTgtaatattacttttcataGTGATCATTTTGTTGATAATCTTTGAAAATGCTCGACGATGGATCCAGAAAAATTTTCCACCag gACCCTTTTCTTGGCCGTTTATTGGAAATCAATCCCTTTTGAAACGATTGGCTCGTAAACACGGTAGTCAACACGTGGCATTTTGGAAGCTTGCTGAAAGATATAAGAGCGATGTAATAATGTTGAGATTAGGTATGCGTAACATCATTGTGGTTTCTGGTGTGGTAGCCGTTCACAAATTATTGCGCAGCGATGATTTTGATGGTCGTCCTTGGAACGAATTTATTAAGTTACGCAATATGGGTATGAGGAAAG GTATTACTATGAACGACGGAACGGAATGGAAAGACGTTAGATCGTGGGTGGTACGAGCGCTAAAGACCGTTGGATATGGCAAACGAGAGATGTCGAACCTCATCCAGGACGAACTAGCTGTAATTCtggaaaatctaaaaaaaggTGGTATATATCGAATGAAGACGACGATCGCGCCCGCTGTCATAAACGTTCTTTGGACTTTTACAACGGGAAAGCGAATCAACGAGGATTCGAA ATTACGATATTTCAACGATCTGATGGAACGACGTGCTCGTGCCTTCGATATGGCTGGAGGAATGCTATCTACTTTCCCTTGGATTCGTTACATCGCACCGGAGACATCGGGTTACAATCTTCTCATGAAACTCAACAACGAATTGAAGGATTTTCTAACG GAGACTATATGCGATCACAAGAAGAACTACGTTCCTGGTAACGAGACCAATTTAATCGATATGTTCCTTCGCGAGATGTACGATCAGAAAGGATCGAAATACATTTTCAcag GCGAGCAGTTGTTGATGATATTGTTGGATCTATTTCTCGCCGGCTTCAATACCACCGCAACTGCCTtggattttctctttttacacaTGGTCGTTCATCAAGATGTACAACGAAAAGTAAGGGAAGAGATAGCGACGAAGATAGGTTTGGACGAATTTCCAAAGTTGGAAGATAGATCCAA GCTCCCTTATGTTGAGGCCGTTATGACCGAGGTTCAACGCATGTACGTGGTAACTCCGATAATAGGCCCGCGACGAGTCTTTCGAGATACGACGTTGGAAGGTTATTCGATACCAGAGAATACCACTATCCTCGTCAATCTATACAGCGTCAATATGAATGCAGATCTCTATCCGAATCCGCACGAATTTAAACCGGAACGTTTCTTAAAGGACGACGTTCATCAACCCGATAAGAACTTGGTGCTCTTTGGCAAGG tttttaatttttttcgttag